Proteins encoded by one window of Pan troglodytes isolate AG18354 chromosome 16, NHGRI_mPanTro3-v2.0_pri, whole genome shotgun sequence:
- the BLOC1S6 gene encoding biogenesis of lysosome-related organelles complex 1 subunit 6 isoform X2 encodes MSVPGPSSPDGALTRPPYCLEAGEPTPGLSDTSPDEGLIEDLTIEDKAVEQLAEGLLSHYLPDLQRSKQALQELTQNQVVLLDTLEQEISKFKECHSMLDINALFAEAKHYHAKLVNIRKEMLMLHEKTSKLKKRALKLQQKRQKEELEREQQREKEFEREKQLTARPAKRM; translated from the exons ATGAGTGTCCCTGGGCCGTCGTCTCCGGACGGGGCCCTGACACGGCCACCCTACTGCCTGGAGGCCGGGGAGCCGACGCCTG GTTTAAGTGACACTTCTCCAGATGAAGGGTTAATAGAGGACTTGACTATAGAAGACAAAGCTGTGGAGCAACTGGCAGAAGGATTGCTTTCTCATTATTTGCCAGATCTGCAGAGATCAAAACAAGCCCTCCAGGAACTCAC ACAGAACCAAGTTGTATTGTTAGACACACTGGAACAAGAgatttcaaaatttaaagaatGTCATTCTATGTTGGATATTAATGCTTTG tTTGCTGAGGCTAAACACTATCATGCCAAGTTGGTGAATATAAGAAAAGAGATGCTGATGCTTCATGAAAAAACATCAAAGTTAAAa aaaaGAGCACTTAAACTGCAGCAGAAGAGGCAAAAAGAAGAGTTGGAAAGGGAGCAGCAACGAGAGAAGGAGTTTGAAAGAGAAAAGCAGTTAACTGCCAGACCAGCCAAAAGGATGTGA
- the BLOC1S6 gene encoding biogenesis of lysosome-related organelles complex 1 subunit 6 isoform X1, translating into MRGTEVPRGSFVLGVQLKAVDGEAILSLCVDSGLSDTSPDEGLIEDLTIEDKAVEQLAEGLLSHYLPDLQRSKQALQELTQNQVVLLDTLEQEISKFKECHSMLDINALFAEAKHYHAKLVNIRKEMLMLHEKTSKLKKRALKLQQKRQKEELEREQQREKEFEREKQLTARPAKRM; encoded by the exons ATGCGCGGAACTGAAGTCCCGAGGGGAAGCTTTGTATTGGGGGTGCAATTGAAGGCGGTTGATGGTGAAGCCATTCTGAGTTTATGTGTTGACTCCG GTTTAAGTGACACTTCTCCAGATGAAGGGTTAATAGAGGACTTGACTATAGAAGACAAAGCTGTGGAGCAACTGGCAGAAGGATTGCTTTCTCATTATTTGCCAGATCTGCAGAGATCAAAACAAGCCCTCCAGGAACTCAC ACAGAACCAAGTTGTATTGTTAGACACACTGGAACAAGAgatttcaaaatttaaagaatGTCATTCTATGTTGGATATTAATGCTTTG tTTGCTGAGGCTAAACACTATCATGCCAAGTTGGTGAATATAAGAAAAGAGATGCTGATGCTTCATGAAAAAACATCAAAGTTAAAa aaaaGAGCACTTAAACTGCAGCAGAAGAGGCAAAAAGAAGAGTTGGAAAGGGAGCAGCAACGAGAGAAGGAGTTTGAAAGAGAAAAGCAGTTAACTGCCAGACCAGCCAAAAGGATGTGA